In one Candidatus Caccoplasma merdavium genomic region, the following are encoded:
- the tpx gene encoding thiol peroxidase gives MATVTFLNNPVHTAGELPQKGTTAPKFELVKGDLSTLTDEELRGKRVLLNIFPSLDTNVCATSVRKFNQKAAQMKNTLVLAVSKDLPFAQSRFCATEGIDNVVAVSAFRSTKFGKEYGVELIDGPLAGLLCRAVIIIDESGKILYEQLVPEITHEPDYEAAIEALK, from the coding sequence ATGGCTACTGTAACATTCCTCAACAATCCGGTGCACACCGCCGGAGAATTGCCCCAAAAAGGGACAACCGCACCCAAATTCGAGTTGGTCAAAGGAGACCTCTCGACACTCACCGACGAGGAGTTGAGAGGCAAACGTGTCCTGCTCAACATCTTCCCGAGTCTCGACACCAACGTATGCGCCACATCGGTCCGCAAATTCAATCAAAAAGCCGCACAAATGAAAAATACCCTGGTGCTGGCGGTCTCAAAAGACCTGCCGTTTGCCCAGTCGCGTTTCTGTGCGACCGAAGGTATCGACAATGTTGTCGCCGTATCGGCTTTCCGTTCGACGAAGTTCGGAAAAGAATACGGTGTCGAACTCATCGACGGGCCATTGGCCGGACTGTTGTGCCGCGCGGTCATCATCATCGACGAATCGGGAAAAATCCTGTATGAACAATTAGTCCCCGAAATCACACACGAACCCGACTACGAAGCAGCCATCGAAGCCTTGAAATAA
- a CDS encoding nitroreductase family protein, producing the protein MKRSIEEALRNRRSYYAIGDESPVSYEVIEKILDDALTYTPSAFNSQSTRLVLLLGDAHRRFWNITQETLRALVAPETYNKSREKIETSFAAGHGTVLFYEDSAVVESMQSRFPLYADRFPVWSQQTSAMHQLVVWTMLEDVGFGASLQHYNPLVDDAVRREWKLPVTWQLNAQMPFGKPLLEPGDKEIAPLEYRLKVFR; encoded by the coding sequence ATGAAACGTTCTATCGAAGAAGCCCTGCGCAATCGCCGCAGTTATTATGCCATTGGCGATGAATCGCCGGTGTCGTATGAGGTTATCGAAAAAATTCTCGATGATGCACTCACATACACCCCTTCGGCGTTCAATTCCCAGTCGACACGCCTGGTACTTCTCCTGGGTGATGCCCATCGACGTTTTTGGAACATAACGCAGGAAACATTGAGAGCTCTTGTCGCCCCCGAAACCTATAATAAAAGCCGGGAAAAAATCGAGACCTCTTTTGCTGCGGGACACGGAACGGTGTTGTTTTATGAAGACTCCGCTGTCGTGGAGTCGATGCAGAGTCGTTTTCCCCTCTATGCCGACCGCTTTCCCGTGTGGTCGCAGCAGACGTCGGCCATGCACCAGTTGGTGGTGTGGACGATGCTCGAAGATGTCGGCTTCGGAGCTTCCCTGCAACACTATAACCCCTTGGTCGACGACGCTGTCCGGCGCGAGTGGAAATTACCGGTTACTTGGCAGTTAAATGCGCAGATGCCTTTTGGGAAACCCTTGCTGGAACCCGGTGATAAAGAGATTGCGCCCTTGGAATATCGGTTGAAGGTTTTCCGTTGA
- a CDS encoding oligopeptide transporter, OPT family has product MKENEKEPVDLPENAFRELEEGETYHPVMSPDKTYREVTPWSVSWGILMAILFSAAAAYLGLKVGQVFEAAIPIAIIAVGLSTAFKRKNGLGENVIIQSIGACSGTVVAGVIFTLPALYIIPGLSANFLQVFLSSLLGGVLGILFLIPFRKYFVSDMHGKYPFPEATATTQILVSGQKGGNQARPLIFAGLVGGIYDFLLSTFGWWSEVLTTRILPFGDVVAEKAKLVFKVNTGAAVLGLGYIVGLKYSLIICAGSIFVWFLIIPGFDLFWGDTVLQLNTGATNLMVSQMTPEQIFTMYARYIGIGGIAMAGIIGIVRSWGVIRSAVGLASRELKGQASAVGAGVKRTQRDISMKILLFSVVITLIAIFLFFYFGVIHNFTQALIAFVVVTVIAFLFTTVAANAIAIVGTNPVSGMTLMTLILASVILVASGLSGKEGMVAALIIGGVVCTALSTAGALVTDLKIGYWLGTTPAKQETWKFVGTLVAAATVGGVMIILNKTYGFTGDNALAAPQANAMAAVIQPLMSGQGAPWALYGIGAVIALILTVFKVPALAFALGMFIPLELNTPLVVGGLISWYVSTRSTDKALNKARLERGTLLASGFIAGGALMGVVSAAIRFAGFEYSCTMNELLLESLGLVLYLALIIYLIKSSMAAKKE; this is encoded by the coding sequence ATGAAAGAAAACGAGAAAGAGCCGGTCGATTTGCCGGAGAACGCGTTTCGCGAATTGGAGGAGGGAGAGACCTATCACCCCGTCATGTCTCCCGACAAGACCTATCGGGAGGTTACTCCCTGGTCGGTTTCCTGGGGTATCCTTATGGCCATACTGTTTTCGGCCGCAGCTGCCTACTTGGGGTTGAAGGTGGGACAGGTTTTTGAGGCTGCCATACCGATTGCCATCATAGCCGTGGGGCTTTCTACCGCTTTCAAGCGCAAAAACGGTTTGGGCGAGAATGTCATTATACAATCTATCGGAGCCTGTTCGGGAACGGTGGTGGCCGGTGTGATATTCACCTTGCCCGCCCTTTATATCATTCCGGGACTGTCGGCCAACTTCCTGCAAGTCTTTTTGAGCTCTTTGCTGGGTGGTGTCCTGGGGATACTTTTCTTGATACCTTTCCGCAAATATTTTGTTTCGGACATGCATGGCAAGTATCCTTTCCCCGAAGCCACCGCCACTACGCAGATTCTTGTTTCGGGGCAGAAGGGTGGCAATCAGGCTCGCCCGCTGATTTTTGCCGGTCTCGTGGGAGGTATCTATGATTTCCTTCTTTCGACCTTCGGCTGGTGGAGTGAGGTTCTGACAACCCGCATCTTGCCTTTTGGCGATGTCGTTGCCGAAAAAGCCAAACTGGTGTTCAAAGTCAATACCGGCGCCGCAGTTTTGGGCCTCGGTTACATTGTCGGGTTGAAATACAGCCTCATCATTTGTGCCGGTTCCATCTTTGTGTGGTTCCTCATTATTCCCGGTTTCGACTTGTTTTGGGGCGACACCGTGTTGCAGCTCAACACCGGAGCTACCAACCTGATGGTGTCCCAAATGACTCCCGAACAAATCTTTACGATGTATGCCCGGTACATCGGCATTGGAGGTATTGCCATGGCCGGTATCATCGGGATTGTCCGTTCGTGGGGCGTCATACGCAGTGCCGTCGGGCTGGCTTCGCGTGAACTGAAAGGTCAGGCGTCGGCCGTCGGAGCCGGTGTGAAACGTACCCAGCGCGACATCAGCATGAAGATTCTGCTTTTCTCGGTTGTGATAACTCTGATTGCCATTTTCCTCTTTTTCTATTTCGGTGTCATTCACAATTTCACGCAGGCACTCATTGCATTTGTCGTGGTGACGGTCATCGCTTTCCTGTTTACGACGGTGGCGGCCAACGCCATTGCCATTGTGGGTACCAATCCTGTTTCGGGCATGACCCTGATGACTCTTATTTTGGCATCGGTCATCTTGGTGGCATCGGGACTTTCGGGAAAAGAGGGTATGGTCGCCGCGTTGATTATCGGCGGTGTGGTGTGCACGGCGTTGTCGACGGCCGGTGCATTGGTTACCGACCTTAAAATCGGATATTGGTTGGGAACGACCCCTGCCAAACAAGAGACATGGAAATTTGTCGGGACCCTTGTCGCCGCGGCTACGGTGGGCGGTGTGATGATTATCCTGAACAAAACCTATGGCTTCACGGGCGATAATGCCTTGGCAGCACCCCAAGCCAACGCCATGGCCGCAGTCATACAACCGCTTATGTCGGGACAAGGGGCTCCTTGGGCTCTTTATGGAATAGGGGCCGTGATTGCTTTGATACTGACAGTTTTCAAAGTTCCGGCATTGGCGTTTGCCCTGGGCATGTTTATCCCCCTTGAATTGAATACCCCGTTGGTGGTCGGCGGGCTTATCAGTTGGTATGTTTCTACGCGTTCGACCGACAAGGCCCTCAACAAGGCTCGTCTCGAAAGAGGAACCCTTTTGGCTTCGGGATTCATCGCCGGCGGAGCATTGATGGGCGTGGTAAGTGCCGCCATACGTTTTGCCGGTTTTGAATATTCATGTACCATGAACGAGCTCCTTTTGGAATCTCTCGGTCTTGTTCTCTACTTGGCCCTTATTATCTATTTGATAAAAAGCAGCATGGCGGCCAAGAAAGAGTAG
- a CDS encoding DUF2461 domain-containing protein, translating into MKETFHFLKELRVHNNREWFNAHKEEYTRLRKHFETSVEKLIALMGEKDEELHGLEASSCIFRIYRDIRFSPDKTPYKGHFAAYIAKGGKNSPRAGYYLHIEPGNCLLCGGIWCPQPPLLKALRQSVYDNCDEFLEILNDPSFKQIYHGLDSERALKVIPKPFPKDFPFPDLLKQRDYLACTSKDDTFFETEDWVLRAAEELLVLYPFNRFLNYTCDEMNG; encoded by the coding sequence ATGAAGGAAACATTCCATTTTCTAAAAGAATTGCGGGTCCACAACAACCGGGAATGGTTCAATGCCCATAAAGAAGAATATACCCGCCTGCGCAAACATTTCGAGACCTCCGTTGAGAAACTCATTGCTCTGATGGGTGAAAAAGATGAAGAATTACACGGGCTCGAAGCCTCATCGTGCATTTTCCGCATATATAGGGACATACGTTTTTCGCCCGACAAGACGCCCTACAAGGGGCACTTTGCCGCATACATCGCCAAAGGTGGAAAAAACAGTCCGCGAGCAGGCTATTACCTGCACATCGAACCGGGAAACTGTCTCCTGTGCGGAGGCATCTGGTGCCCGCAACCGCCATTACTGAAAGCACTGCGACAATCGGTTTATGACAACTGCGACGAGTTTCTTGAAATACTCAATGACCCTTCTTTCAAACAGATTTACCACGGCCTTGACAGCGAGCGCGCCCTGAAAGTGATACCCAAACCCTTCCCCAAGGATTTTCCTTTTCCCGACCTGCTGAAACAACGGGACTATCTGGCCTGCACATCGAAAGACGACACATTTTTTGAAACCGAAGACTGGGTGCTTCGGGCTGCCGAAGAATTGTTGGTACTGTATCCTTTCAACCGCTTCTTAAACTACACCTGCGATGAAATGAACGGATAA
- a CDS encoding glycoside hydrolase family 28 protein has protein sequence MKKLFLFSFCIALASLSWAKTYDIKKLGADATGKKACTELINKTIDKASQEGGGTIYFPAGNYLTATIEMKSNITLHIESGATIRFSDNFEDYLPFVKIRWEGTVMNTLSPLIYAHDADNLTITGRGTLDGNGFKWWAWENDVKKIIKDNGGKLPDSQKSKLQRMWEEANADLEVSDYYKGSLERRMFRPPFIQFFECTNILIENVKIINSPFWTVNPAFCDNVVVHGVTIKNPDKNPKGPNTDGINPTSCRNVRISDCFISVGDDCITIKSGRDADGRKYGKACENITITNCVMLSGHGGVVIGSEMSGGVKRVTISNCVFDGTDAGIRLKASRGRGGVVEQIRVDNIVMRNIQRNAFIFDLFYDKTSKVEPVSERTPIFRNIHLSNITGREIKQIGYISGIEEMPVQNLSFNNINMEAQTGFIVDTAQDIYFDNVEFSSEKGSPWQFSNSEKIILNNVRTKYPVEGTPVITFDNVKKAYISNCMQIEPVTTFFKATNSEIKEGGTNLISGK, from the coding sequence ATGAAAAAACTTTTTCTGTTTTCATTCTGCATCGCCCTTGCGTCGCTCTCTTGGGCCAAAACCTATGACATAAAAAAACTGGGGGCTGATGCTACCGGGAAAAAAGCATGCACCGAACTGATAAACAAAACCATCGACAAAGCCTCGCAAGAGGGTGGCGGCACCATCTACTTCCCTGCCGGGAACTATCTGACGGCCACCATCGAAATGAAAAGCAACATCACCCTGCACATCGAGTCGGGTGCCACCATACGATTCTCCGACAATTTCGAGGATTATCTCCCGTTTGTAAAAATCCGCTGGGAAGGTACCGTCATGAACACCTTGTCGCCGCTCATCTACGCCCATGATGCCGACAACCTGACCATCACCGGACGCGGCACCCTCGACGGCAACGGATTTAAATGGTGGGCATGGGAAAATGATGTCAAGAAAATAATCAAGGACAATGGCGGGAAACTTCCCGATAGCCAAAAGAGCAAATTGCAACGCATGTGGGAAGAGGCCAACGCAGACTTGGAAGTCTCGGATTATTACAAAGGGTCGCTCGAACGTCGCATGTTCCGCCCGCCCTTCATACAATTTTTTGAATGTACCAACATTCTCATCGAGAACGTAAAAATCATCAATTCTCCGTTTTGGACCGTCAACCCGGCCTTCTGCGACAATGTCGTGGTACACGGCGTGACCATCAAGAATCCCGACAAGAATCCGAAAGGGCCCAATACCGACGGCATCAATCCCACCTCTTGCCGCAACGTGCGTATCTCCGACTGCTTTATCAGTGTGGGCGACGACTGCATCACCATCAAATCGGGACGTGATGCCGACGGCCGCAAATATGGCAAAGCCTGCGAAAACATAACCATCACCAACTGCGTCATGCTGTCGGGTCACGGCGGTGTGGTCATCGGCAGCGAAATGTCGGGCGGAGTGAAACGTGTAACCATATCGAACTGCGTATTTGACGGCACCGATGCCGGCATCAGGCTGAAAGCCTCCCGCGGACGCGGAGGCGTGGTGGAACAGATTCGTGTCGACAACATTGTCATGCGCAACATTCAACGCAACGCCTTCATCTTCGACCTCTTCTACGACAAGACCTCGAAAGTAGAGCCGGTAAGCGAACGCACCCCCATCTTCCGCAACATACACCTGAGCAACATCACCGGTCGCGAAATCAAGCAAATCGGTTATATCAGCGGCATCGAGGAAATGCCGGTACAGAATCTCTCGTTCAACAACATCAACATGGAAGCCCAAACAGGCTTCATCGTCGACACAGCCCAAGACATCTATTTCGACAATGTTGAATTTTCGTCCGAGAAAGGCTCCCCCTGGCAATTCTCCAACAGCGAGAAAATCATTCTCAACAACGTCCGCACCAAATATCCCGTCGAGGGAACCCCGGTCATCACGTTCGACAACGTGAAAAAAGCATATATCTCCAACTGCATGCAGATAGAGCCGGTAACCACCTTCTTCAAAGCCACCAACAGCGAAATCAAAGAGGGCGGAACCAATCTCATATCGGGGAAATAG
- the accC gene encoding acetyl-CoA carboxylase biotin carboxylase subunit, translating to MIQKILIANRGEIAVRIMRSCKEMGIRTVAVFSEADRTSKHVMYADEACLIGPAASHESYLNIDNIIKAAKLHHADAIHPGYGFLSENAEFARRCKHEGIIFIGPSAETMEAMGDKISARKRMIAAGVPVVPGTEQPLQSADEALRICKEIGFPVMLKASMGGGGKGMRLIHNEDEVLEAYNTARSESMSSFGDDTVYLEKFVEEPHHIEFQILGDNHGNVIHLFDRECSVQRRHQKIVEESPSPFLTPELRKEMGEKAVAAAKAVNYSGAGTIEFLVDKHRHFYFLEMNTRLQVEHPITEEVCGVDLVKEQIRVANDEVLHLKQSDLMQRGHAIECRICAEDTENNFLPSPGIIRQLTEPNGIGVRIDSYVYEGYEIPIYYDPMIGKLIVWATTRQYAIERMRRVLYEYKITGLKTNLSYLKRIMHTPDFVKGEYNTLFIEKNARMLQRTNSHNEEIENLAMIAAYIDYLMNLEENTPVQLTDARPISRWREFGLQKGVLRI from the coding sequence ATGATTCAGAAAATTTTGATTGCCAACCGAGGAGAAATTGCGGTGCGCATCATGCGTTCTTGCAAAGAGATGGGCATACGCACCGTCGCTGTCTTTTCGGAGGCCGACCGTACATCGAAACACGTCATGTACGCCGACGAAGCCTGCCTGATAGGGCCCGCCGCTTCTCATGAAAGTTACCTGAACATCGACAATATCATCAAGGCCGCCAAGCTGCACCATGCCGATGCCATTCACCCGGGCTATGGCTTCTTATCAGAAAATGCGGAGTTTGCCCGCCGCTGCAAACATGAGGGCATCATATTCATCGGCCCGTCGGCCGAAACCATGGAAGCCATGGGCGATAAAATCTCGGCCCGCAAACGCATGATTGCCGCCGGCGTGCCGGTCGTTCCCGGTACCGAACAGCCTCTGCAAAGCGCCGATGAAGCCCTGCGCATCTGCAAAGAGATAGGCTTCCCGGTAATGCTGAAAGCCTCGATGGGCGGTGGTGGAAAGGGCATGCGCCTCATTCACAACGAAGATGAAGTGTTGGAAGCCTACAATACCGCCCGCTCAGAGTCGATGTCGTCGTTCGGCGACGACACGGTCTACCTCGAAAAATTCGTGGAAGAGCCGCACCACATCGAGTTTCAGATTCTTGGCGACAACCATGGAAACGTCATACACCTTTTCGACCGTGAATGCTCGGTACAACGCCGCCACCAAAAAATCGTCGAAGAAAGCCCCTCCCCGTTCCTCACCCCGGAGCTTAGAAAAGAGATGGGCGAAAAAGCGGTGGCCGCAGCCAAAGCCGTAAATTATTCAGGAGCCGGCACCATCGAATTTCTGGTAGACAAGCACCGTCATTTCTATTTCCTCGAAATGAACACCCGTCTGCAAGTCGAGCATCCCATCACCGAAGAGGTGTGCGGCGTCGACCTGGTCAAGGAGCAAATACGCGTGGCCAACGACGAAGTGCTCCACCTCAAACAGAGCGACCTCATGCAACGCGGCCACGCCATCGAATGCCGCATTTGCGCCGAAGACACGGAAAACAACTTCCTTCCCTCGCCGGGCATCATCAGGCAACTCACCGAGCCCAACGGCATCGGCGTACGCATCGACAGCTATGTATATGAGGGATATGAAATACCCATCTATTACGACCCGATGATAGGCAAGCTCATCGTGTGGGCCACCACCCGCCAATATGCCATCGAACGCATGCGCCGCGTATTGTATGAATACAAGATTACAGGTCTGAAAACCAACCTCAGTTACTTGAAACGCATCATGCACACGCCCGATTTCGTAAAAGGGGAATACAACACGCTCTTCATCGAAAAAAACGCCCGTATGCTGCAACGCACCAACAGCCACAACGAAGAAATCGAAAACCTGGCCATGATTGCCGCATACATCGACTATCTCATGAATCTCGAAGAGAACACGCCCGTGCAACTGACCGACGCACGCCCCATCAGCCGCTGGCGCGAATTCGGATTACAAAAAGGAGTTTTACGCATCTAA
- a CDS encoding acetyl-CoA carboxylase biotin carboxyl carrier protein subunit has translation MEIHIGDRVADVSLVNKEGNKVQITIDGKPYEVDIVMAENGSCSILHDGDSYNAELIHHEGKKSYDVNIFYRSYHIDIVDSQAKYLRMKKGDDTRQDDKIIAPMPGKVVKIPVQKGDHLQAGDIVIVLEAMKMQSNYKVNSECIVKDILVNEGDSVNGNQTLVLLDIIPND, from the coding sequence ATGGAAATACATATAGGAGACCGCGTGGCCGATGTATCATTGGTCAACAAAGAAGGCAACAAAGTGCAAATCACCATCGACGGGAAACCTTATGAGGTAGACATCGTCATGGCCGAAAACGGCAGTTGCTCGATTCTGCACGACGGCGATTCATACAACGCCGAGCTCATTCATCACGAAGGCAAAAAGAGCTATGATGTCAACATCTTTTATCGGTCATATCACATCGACATCGTCGACAGCCAAGCCAAATACCTGCGCATGAAAAAAGGCGACGATACCCGCCAAGACGATAAAATCATCGCCCCGATGCCCGGCAAGGTGGTAAAGATACCCGTACAAAAAGGTGACCACCTGCAAGCCGGCGACATCGTCATCGTACTCGAAGCCATGAAGATGCAAAGCAACTACAAGGTCAATTCGGAGTGCATCGTCAAAGACATTCTGGTGAACGAAGGCGACTCTGTAAACGGAAATCAAACATTGGTTTTACTGGATATTATACCTAACGACTGA
- a CDS encoding acyl-CoA carboxylase subunit beta: MEREKIYEAFEALDKKASQGGGIEKIEKQHESGRMTARERIDMLLDKGTFNELDKFVTHRCNHFGMEKKQIPGDGMVTGYGKIDGRLVFVYAYDFTAHGGSLSESNAAKIVKVQQLALKNGAPIIALNDSGGARIQEGVNSLSGYASIFYQNTIASGVIPQISAILGPCAGGACYSPALTDFIFMVKEKSHMFITGPDVVKAVTHEEVGKEELGGAYTHSSKSGVTHFMCETEEETLMQIKELLSFLPSNNMEDAPLSACTDDVHRQVEALQTVIPEDSNMPYDIKDIIEPVVDDQYFFEVMPHFAKNIVIGFARLGGRSVGIVANQPAYLAGVLDIDASDKAARFIRFCDCFNIPIITFEDVPGFLPGTLQEHNGIIRHGAKIVYAYAEATVPKVTLITRKAYGGAYIVMSSKPTGADVNLAYPQSEIAVMGAEGAVNILYRKATPEEKAEKIKEYESEFSNPYRAAERGYIDEIIMPRDTRWKLIQALAMCSNKNQSNPPKKHGNMPL, encoded by the coding sequence ATGGAAAGAGAAAAAATATACGAGGCATTTGAAGCCCTCGACAAAAAAGCCTCACAAGGCGGAGGCATCGAAAAAATAGAAAAACAACATGAGTCGGGACGCATGACCGCCCGTGAACGCATCGACATGCTGCTCGACAAGGGCACCTTCAACGAGCTCGACAAGTTTGTCACGCACCGCTGCAACCACTTCGGCATGGAGAAGAAACAGATTCCCGGCGACGGCATGGTTACCGGTTACGGCAAAATCGACGGGCGCCTGGTCTTTGTCTATGCCTATGACTTCACGGCACACGGCGGTTCGCTGAGCGAAAGCAACGCCGCCAAAATCGTGAAAGTGCAACAGCTCGCGCTCAAAAACGGAGCCCCCATCATTGCCCTCAACGACTCGGGAGGCGCCCGCATACAAGAGGGCGTGAACAGCCTCTCGGGATATGCCTCGATATTCTACCAAAACACCATCGCTTCGGGTGTCATACCCCAAATCTCGGCCATACTCGGCCCGTGTGCCGGCGGAGCCTGCTACTCTCCCGCCCTCACCGACTTCATCTTCATGGTGAAGGAGAAAAGCCACATGTTCATTACCGGCCCCGACGTCGTGAAAGCCGTTACGCACGAAGAGGTAGGGAAAGAAGAGTTGGGCGGCGCCTACACCCACAGCAGCAAGAGCGGTGTGACCCACTTCATGTGCGAGACCGAAGAAGAGACGCTCATGCAAATCAAAGAGCTGCTCAGCTTCCTCCCCTCGAACAACATGGAAGATGCTCCCCTGTCGGCCTGCACCGACGACGTACACCGCCAAGTGGAAGCCTTGCAGACCGTCATTCCCGAAGACTCGAACATGCCCTATGACATCAAAGACATCATCGAGCCGGTCGTCGACGACCAATACTTCTTCGAAGTCATGCCGCACTTTGCCAAAAACATCGTCATCGGCTTTGCCCGCCTCGGCGGTCGCTCGGTAGGTATCGTCGCCAACCAACCGGCCTACTTGGCAGGAGTACTCGACATCGATGCTTCCGACAAAGCAGCCCGTTTTATCCGTTTCTGCGACTGCTTCAACATACCCATCATCACGTTCGAAGACGTTCCCGGCTTCCTGCCCGGCACCTTGCAAGAGCACAACGGCATCATACGCCACGGTGCCAAAATCGTCTATGCCTACGCCGAAGCCACCGTGCCCAAGGTAACGCTCATCACCCGCAAAGCCTACGGAGGCGCCTACATCGTAATGTCGAGCAAACCGACAGGTGCCGATGTGAACTTGGCCTACCCGCAATCCGAAATCGCCGTCATGGGCGCCGAGGGTGCCGTAAACATTCTTTACCGCAAAGCGACCCCCGAGGAAAAAGCCGAGAAAATCAAAGAGTATGAATCGGAATTTTCAAATCCCTACCGGGCTGCCGAGCGCGGATACATCGACGAAATCATCATGCCGCGTGATACCCGCTGGAAACTGATTCAGGCCCTGGCCATGTGCTCCAACAAAAACCAGAGCAACCCGCCCAAGAAACACGGCAACATGCCTCTGTAA
- a CDS encoding DNA adenine methylase, which yields MRYIGNKENIIPHIYSVLESKGVVGRSFFDFFSGTASVAKFYKRNGYKIYASDMMYFSYCLQKAYIGNNEMPMFKGLRSVIGNIPSRLFDSTFNAVLEYLDTIPLQEGFIFENYTPGGTSHLEIPRMYFIDDNGKRIDAIRQQIEHWNQVGLLTENEYYILISCLIETVSFYANVSGVYAAFQKKWDPRAIKEMRLRPVEIIINDCKNEVYQGDSLSLLDDIDADILYLDPPYNERQYAPNYHLLETIACYDAPVIRGLTGMREYSTQKSSFCNAKTALADLDRIARTGHYKYLVLSYNSEGIMDRESIMDTLSRYGKVELEQFEYLRFKSNNNGTSRTKRHVYEQVYILKRS from the coding sequence ATGAGATATATAGGTAACAAAGAAAATATAATACCTCATATCTATTCTGTTTTAGAGAGCAAAGGTGTGGTTGGCCGAAGTTTTTTCGATTTCTTTTCGGGAACGGCAAGCGTAGCAAAATTCTATAAGCGGAACGGGTATAAGATTTATGCGTCGGATATGATGTATTTTTCATACTGCTTGCAGAAAGCCTATATCGGGAACAATGAAATGCCAATGTTCAAGGGGCTTCGTTCCGTAATAGGAAATATTCCTTCCCGTCTTTTTGATTCTACGTTCAATGCCGTATTGGAATATTTGGACACGATACCCTTGCAGGAAGGCTTTATTTTTGAAAATTATACCCCCGGAGGAACATCGCATTTGGAAATTCCCCGTATGTATTTTATTGATGATAACGGAAAGAGGATTGATGCGATACGGCAACAGATAGAGCATTGGAACCAGGTTGGTTTGTTGACCGAAAATGAGTATTATATTCTTATATCCTGTCTTATCGAAACGGTTTCGTTTTACGCCAATGTTTCGGGGGTATATGCCGCATTTCAGAAAAAATGGGATCCCCGGGCGATTAAAGAAATGAGACTTCGTCCGGTTGAGATCATTATAAATGATTGTAAGAACGAAGTATATCAGGGCGATAGCTTATCATTATTAGATGATATAGACGCCGATATTCTTTATTTGGACCCTCCGTATAACGAGCGGCAGTATGCCCCAAACTATCATTTGCTGGAAACGATTGCCTGTTATGATGCTCCTGTCATTCGTGGCCTAACAGGCATGCGGGAATATTCTACGCAGAAATCCTCGTTTTGTAATGCCAAGACGGCATTGGCCGATTTGGACAGGATAGCTCGAACGGGTCATTATAAATATCTGGTATTGAGTTATAATTCTGAGGGCATCATGGATAGGGAAAGCATTATGGATACTTTGTCGCGGTATGGAAAGGTTGAACTGGAACAGTTTGAGTATTTGCGGTTTAAAAGTAATAATAACGGCACTTCCCGTACCAAAAGGCATGTTTATGAACAAGTGTATATATTGAAACGCTCGTGA